A genomic window from Flavobacterium johnsoniae includes:
- a CDS encoding helix-turn-helix transcriptional regulator — protein sequence MNLYSEHYVTQKTERFVNKIWCLDNSFGESLIENKLVLPNGCFNLAIVSGNAIEVHTSKNKYVMNEGIYFCSQMTNKVLVNIQPKTKVTIIQFHAWTLSFFPKYDLGNFTDSIIKINPEELPFQVEIDSQTEILLNTINVHFEALASLHSEKNIIEKICEIIKIREEEISVSEISSELNFSQRLLQIKFKTATGLTIKKYIQILKFRKSVDQMVNADLEKLKLTDIALYNKYFDQSHFIKKFKDVTKTTPKTFDPDLYFLSKKR from the coding sequence ATGAACCTTTATTCAGAACATTACGTAACTCAAAAGACAGAAAGGTTTGTCAATAAAATTTGGTGTCTGGATAACAGCTTCGGCGAAAGCCTGATTGAAAACAAACTTGTTTTGCCAAACGGCTGTTTTAATCTTGCTATTGTTTCTGGAAATGCAATCGAAGTTCATACCAGCAAAAACAAATATGTGATGAACGAAGGAATTTACTTTTGTTCGCAAATGACTAATAAAGTTTTGGTAAATATTCAACCTAAAACTAAAGTTACCATAATTCAGTTTCATGCTTGGACGCTTTCATTTTTTCCAAAATATGATTTGGGTAATTTTACAGATTCTATTATCAAAATTAATCCTGAAGAACTTCCTTTTCAGGTCGAAATCGATAGTCAAACTGAAATTTTATTAAATACTATAAATGTTCATTTTGAGGCATTAGCGTCTTTACATTCTGAAAAAAATATAATTGAAAAGATTTGCGAAATCATTAAAATTCGAGAAGAAGAAATTTCGGTTTCAGAAATTAGTTCAGAGCTTAATTTTTCGCAGCGATTATTGCAGATTAAATTTAAAACCGCAACTGGATTAACGATTAAAAAGTACATTCAGATTTTAAAATTCAGAAAATCCGTAGATCAAATGGTTAATGCTGATTTAGAAAAACTAAAGTTAACGGATATCGCACTTTATAATAAGTATTTTGATCAGTCTCATTTTATAAAAAAGTTTAAAGATGTGACTAAAACAACTCCAAAAACATTCGATCCAGATTTATATTTTCTTTCGAAAAAAAGATAA
- a CDS encoding FAD-dependent oxidoreductase: MQTSLKIAVVGSGLVGSLLAIYLKKAGHTVHVYDRSPDIRKINFSGRSINLAMSNRGWKALDAVGVGDSVREIAIPMDKRAIHLVDKLNFQNYGQEGESIYSISRGKLNRKMIDLAEEAGAEFHFEQKVWDVTLSDATLHIGESERGEWEERKFDMVFGADGAFSRIRHRMQRQSMFNYSQEFLNMGYKELNIPANADGTHKLDKNSFHIWPRGEYMLIALPNLDGSFTCTLFMPFEGSNSFESLTDRKMVEDFFEKNFPDSIEVIPELANDFFKNPTSTLVTMKCFPWTFENKIALIGDACHAIVPFYGQGMNAGFEDITVLNEKIEKYGDDWKKIFAEYQISRKPNADAIAELSYRNFLEMSTKTADEKFLLQKKIEKIFSDKHPDKWIPLYSRVTFSDRPYAEALAIGDFQNGIMEEVLKLENIENIWNTPEVENKILELLQK, translated from the coding sequence ATGCAAACTTCATTAAAAATTGCAGTTGTTGGTTCTGGACTTGTAGGATCGCTGCTGGCAATTTATCTTAAAAAAGCCGGTCACACCGTTCACGTTTATGATCGCAGCCCAGATATCAGAAAAATAAATTTCTCTGGACGTTCCATTAATTTGGCAATGTCTAATCGCGGCTGGAAAGCGCTCGATGCAGTTGGCGTTGGCGATTCGGTTCGTGAAATTGCAATTCCGATGGACAAAAGAGCCATTCATTTGGTAGACAAATTGAATTTTCAGAATTACGGTCAAGAAGGCGAATCTATTTACTCTATTTCGAGAGGAAAATTGAATCGAAAAATGATTGATCTTGCTGAAGAAGCTGGAGCTGAGTTTCATTTTGAACAAAAAGTTTGGGATGTAACTTTAAGCGATGCAACTTTACATATTGGCGAAAGCGAAAGAGGCGAGTGGGAAGAACGAAAATTTGATATGGTTTTTGGTGCCGATGGCGCTTTTTCTAGAATCCGCCACAGAATGCAGCGTCAGAGTATGTTTAATTATTCTCAGGAATTTTTAAATATGGGATATAAAGAATTGAATATTCCCGCAAACGCAGACGGAACACATAAATTAGATAAAAACTCCTTTCATATTTGGCCAAGAGGCGAGTATATGTTAATTGCGCTTCCTAATCTTGACGGAAGTTTTACGTGTACTTTGTTTATGCCTTTTGAAGGATCAAATTCTTTCGAATCTTTAACAGATCGAAAAATGGTTGAAGATTTCTTCGAGAAAAATTTTCCAGATTCGATAGAAGTAATTCCGGAATTGGCAAACGATTTCTTCAAAAATCCAACAAGTACTTTGGTAACAATGAAGTGTTTTCCTTGGACTTTTGAAAATAAAATTGCTCTTATTGGAGATGCTTGTCACGCCATAGTTCCGTTTTACGGGCAAGGAATGAATGCCGGTTTTGAAGATATTACGGTTTTAAATGAAAAGATTGAAAAATACGGAGACGACTGGAAAAAGATTTTCGCCGAATATCAGATTTCAAGAAAACCAAATGCCGATGCAATTGCAGAACTTTCGTATCGAAATTTCCTCGAAATGAGTACCAAAACTGCCGACGAAAAATTCTTATTGCAAAAGAAAATAGAGAAAATTTTCTCAGATAAACATCCAGATAAATGGATTCCGCTTTACAGCCGCGTTACTTTTAGCGATCGTCCGTATGCCGAAGCTTTGGCAATTGGAGATTTTCAAAACGGAATTATGGAGGAAGTTTTAAAACTTGAAAACATCGAAAATATCTGGAACACTCCAGAAGTAGAAAATAAAATTCTGGAATTATTGCAAAAATAA
- a CDS encoding serine hydrolase: protein MKKSIQLILLFAAFQFSTLSAFAQDKAKQIEQLLNKYNEYGQFNGSALVAENGKVIFKKGFGSANMEWNIPNQPDTKFRLGSISKQFTALLIVKLAEEGKLKLDVPITTYLPDYPKENGDKITTHHLLTHTSGIPNYTNAPNFFKDKSRNPYTPEEFVKTFSNLPLEFTPGEKFNYSNSGYFLLGYIIEKVSAKTYEQYLQEIIFTPLKMVNSGYDHSDVILKNRAAGYEKHGKQIVNAAYLDMSIPYAAGSLYSTVEDLYLWDQALYTNKLLSAKSMESLFKPYISVGKASYGYGWFVDEVENGDKGKLKTIGHGGGINGFNTIISRYPSDKNLIVLLNNTGGTVLGEMNDAIRAILYNQPFNQPKKSLALDLLDIYNEKGASTGTETYKKLKNDPSYAIKENDMNRVGYQLLQDGKKKEAIEVFKINTEAFPKSGNAYDSLGEAYLADGDKKLAIANYKKSVELDPTNENGKKVLAEISK from the coding sequence ATGAAAAAATCAATCCAACTTATTCTGCTTTTTGCTGCTTTTCAATTCAGCACATTAAGCGCTTTTGCTCAAGATAAAGCAAAACAAATCGAGCAGCTTTTAAACAAATACAACGAATACGGACAATTTAACGGTTCGGCTTTAGTTGCTGAAAACGGGAAAGTCATTTTCAAAAAAGGCTTTGGTTCAGCAAATATGGAATGGAATATTCCGAATCAGCCTGACACTAAATTTAGATTGGGTTCAATCAGCAAACAGTTTACAGCGCTTTTGATAGTTAAACTTGCCGAAGAAGGAAAGTTAAAACTAGATGTCCCGATCACGACTTATTTGCCAGATTATCCAAAAGAAAATGGCGATAAAATTACCACGCATCATTTATTAACGCATACTTCTGGAATTCCAAATTATACTAATGCGCCAAATTTCTTTAAAGACAAATCTAGAAATCCTTATACACCCGAAGAATTTGTAAAAACGTTTTCAAATCTTCCGCTTGAATTTACGCCTGGCGAAAAATTCAATTACAGCAATTCTGGTTATTTTTTACTTGGTTATATTATAGAAAAAGTTTCTGCCAAAACATACGAACAATATTTGCAAGAAATTATTTTTACGCCTTTAAAAATGGTTAATTCTGGTTACGATCACAGCGATGTAATTTTAAAAAACAGAGCCGCTGGTTACGAAAAACACGGAAAACAAATTGTAAATGCGGCGTATCTTGACATGAGTATTCCGTATGCTGCAGGATCTTTGTATTCTACTGTAGAAGATTTGTACTTATGGGATCAGGCATTGTATACGAATAAACTTCTTTCGGCAAAATCTATGGAATCTCTTTTTAAACCTTATATAAGCGTGGGAAAAGCGTCTTACGGTTACGGTTGGTTTGTTGATGAAGTTGAAAATGGCGACAAAGGCAAACTAAAAACTATCGGGCACGGAGGCGGAATTAATGGCTTCAACACCATCATTTCAAGATATCCTTCAGATAAAAATCTAATTGTTTTATTGAATAATACTGGCGGAACTGTTTTAGGCGAAATGAACGACGCAATTCGCGCAATTTTATACAATCAGCCTTTTAACCAGCCGAAGAAATCATTGGCTTTAGATTTATTAGATATTTATAATGAAAAAGGCGCTTCAACGGGAACTGAAACGTATAAAAAACTGAAAAATGATCCTTCTTATGCCATCAAAGAAAACGATATGAATCGTGTTGGATATCAGTTATTACAAGATGGAAAAAAGAAAGAAGCTATAGAAGTTTTCAAAATAAATACAGAAGCTTTTCCAAAATCTGGAAATGCATACGATAGTTTAGGCGAAGCTTATTTAGCTGACGGCGATAAAAAATTGGCTATCGCAAATTATAAAAAATCAGTAGAATTGGATCCAACTAATGAAAACGGCAAAAAAGTTTTAGCTGAGATTTCGAAGTAG
- a CDS encoding class A beta-lactamase-related serine hydrolase, with amino-acid sequence MKIIHYIFQLKIFLVGILFFQIQNAISQEEKSSELYKIIMSRDSLLFNVGFNTCDISVSESLCSDQLEFYHDKNGLSNKADFVKTMKSGLCASPSTYQSRRELIDESTKIYPLYKNGVLYAALQTGIHYFYENKTNKGEPFLKENEKLVGKARFSHLWVLENNVWKLKRILSYDHEPTNSIEEKIALFDNDLETEKWLKENNVPALGLGIISEGKLKQIKTFGHLKREVSAPFNTIWNVASLTKPVTAIVTLKLVSQGKWNLDEPLYKYWTDLDIAKDPNLKLLTTRIVLSHQTGFPNWRSFNDSKKLDFKFKPGTQYQYSGEGFEYLRKALEKKFHKTLDQLASELIFEPLKMNDSQLVWNDKIDLSRYAVNYDKDGNAYEPTKNKTASAADDLLTTVGDYGKFLCSVMNSEGLSQNVYNDMISHQVETKKNKYFGLGFEIYDLGNDNYALSHGGADKGVQTLFFLLPKTKQGLIIFTNVDDGYKVYAKLIEHFLGENGKKLIDIETKS; translated from the coding sequence ATGAAAATCATCCATTACATTTTTCAATTAAAAATATTTTTAGTTGGAATACTATTCTTTCAGATTCAAAATGCAATTTCTCAAGAAGAAAAAAGCTCAGAATTGTACAAAATTATTATGTCGCGAGACAGTCTTCTTTTTAATGTCGGCTTTAATACTTGCGACATTTCTGTATCCGAAAGCCTTTGCAGCGATCAGTTAGAATTTTACCACGATAAAAACGGACTTTCTAACAAAGCAGACTTTGTAAAAACAATGAAAAGCGGTTTATGTGCTTCTCCATCAACGTATCAATCCAGAAGAGAACTTATTGACGAAAGCACTAAAATTTATCCGTTATATAAAAACGGGGTTCTGTACGCTGCTTTACAAACTGGAATTCATTATTTCTATGAAAATAAAACAAACAAAGGCGAACCATTTTTAAAGGAAAATGAAAAACTAGTTGGAAAAGCAAGATTTTCACACCTTTGGGTTTTAGAAAATAATGTTTGGAAATTAAAACGAATTTTGAGTTACGATCATGAACCAACCAACTCAATAGAAGAAAAAATCGCTCTTTTTGACAATGATCTGGAAACCGAAAAATGGTTAAAAGAAAATAATGTTCCTGCTTTAGGTCTTGGCATAATTTCGGAAGGAAAACTAAAACAAATTAAAACTTTTGGTCATTTAAAAAGAGAAGTTTCTGCACCTTTTAACACGATTTGGAATGTTGCATCTTTGACCAAACCTGTTACGGCAATTGTCACTTTAAAATTGGTTTCTCAAGGAAAATGGAATTTAGACGAACCTCTTTATAAATATTGGACAGATCTAGATATTGCAAAAGACCCAAATCTTAAATTATTGACTACGAGAATTGTTTTAAGTCACCAAACTGGTTTTCCGAATTGGAGGTCTTTTAATGATTCTAAAAAACTGGATTTCAAGTTTAAACCTGGAACGCAATATCAATATTCTGGTGAAGGTTTTGAATATTTGAGAAAAGCTTTAGAAAAGAAATTCCATAAAACTTTAGATCAATTGGCATCTGAATTAATTTTCGAACCTTTGAAAATGAATGATTCTCAATTGGTTTGGAATGACAAAATTGATCTTTCGCGATATGCAGTTAATTATGACAAAGACGGAAATGCGTACGAACCTACAAAAAATAAAACCGCAAGCGCCGCCGATGATTTGCTAACTACTGTTGGAGATTACGGAAAGTTTCTTTGCAGTGTAATGAACAGCGAAGGTTTAAGTCAGAACGTTTATAATGACATGATTTCTCATCAAGTTGAAACCAAGAAAAACAAATATTTTGGCTTAGGTTTTGAAATCTACGATTTAGGAAATGATAATTATGCTTTATCTCACGGCGGAGCAGATAAAGGTGTGCAAACGCTATTTTTTTTACTTCCAAAAACTAAGCAAGGCTTAATTATTTTTACAAATGTAGACGATGGTTATAAAGTTTACGCAAAGCTTATAGAACACTTTTTAGGAGAAAATGGAAAAAAGTTAATTGATATTGAAACCAAATCGTAA